In the genome of Zobellia nedashkovskayae, the window CGGGCGTTTTCTGAATCTACCGTAAATACTGAAAATTTGTATTTCCAACCATTAACGGATACATTAGAAATTAATTTAGAATCCTATGACCGTAAATTCCGTAACAAACGTAAAGTTGAAATGCGCAACGGACTTACAATTACCAGAAATGCCGCAGGCGAAGAGGTTATGGTTATGGACGAGGTTAGTATCTATATTGAAAAATCAAGAGATAGTTTAACCAAGATTGAGATTATCAAAGAATCTGACGGTCCTTCTTTTGATGTTGCTGAAAATTATGCGGAAGCAATAAATTATAATTACAAGGTGGAAAACAACATTCTCTATCTTCAGGATTTCTTAACCACTGCACGGAAGCATAAAATGATGAATCAGGAAGTTCGTGTAAATCTCTATATCCCCGTAGGTACTGTTATTAATTATGTAAGTGATAGTGGTTATCGTTGCTGGCGCTTTCATATTGAAAATGATAGAAACCTAGACGCTTGCGAAATGGGAGGTTTTATATGGAAGATGGGTCCTGATGGCGAATTAAAATGCCAAGAGTGTCCTGAGATTATCGAAGAGGATGATAATGATGACGATAACAACGGGAGGAATAAAATAAGAATAGATGAAAACGGAATTGATATTGACATTCAAGAAGACGGTGAATCTATAAAAATGAAAATAGGTAAAGATGGCGTTCATATAAATTCTAATGAGGACGATACTGATGGTCAAAATAGAATAAATATAGACGAAAATGGCATTGATATAGATATTGATGATAACCGTTCAGAACCAGATGACACCAATTATAAAACCTAATTTTTAATAAAGTTTGGCCAGTGCAATCAATTCAGTATCAAAATATGACGTTTGAGTCTGAAAATCTGGTAAAGACGCAACCAATAGTTCAATTTTACATCAATCTTAAAACAACAATCATGACAACTTTAATTCGTATTGCAATTGCATTTTTAGTAGCACTGTTTTTATCTTCCTGTGGTTTTGACGTCAATATTGGCGACTTTGGCTCCGGTGAAAAAGGTAATGGAACCGTAGTAACGGACGATAGAGCCATAACAGATGAGTTCACAAAAGTATCTTCATCCGAAGGTCTTACAGTGTATGTAACTCAGGCCAATGAATTTAATATTAAAGTAGAGGCCGATGAAAACATAATTGACCTCATTGCTACGGATATTAAGAACGGAAAATTACGTATACACGCAAAGCAGAATATTGGCAGGGCTACCAAGAAAGTTTACGTTTCACTTCCTGTAGTTTCCAATTTAAGTGCATCAAGCGGATCACAACTGCGTGTTGAAAACACTATAGAAAGTGATGATCTTGAAATAGATGGTAGTAGTGGTGCACAAATAGATGTTGAAGTAGTTACAGATGCTCTTGAAATAGACGCCAGTAGTGGTGCAAGTCTTACAATATCCGGTAAAACCAATCGTGCAAATGTAGACGTAAGCAGCGGTGGTAATATCAATGCAAAAACACTTTTAACCAAAACCTGTACGGCAGATGCCAGTAGTGGTGGGAATATGAAAATTCAAGTTTCCGAAACCCTCGTAGCAGATGCCAGTAGTGGCGGGAACGTAGCCTATACCGGTAATGCTAACGTAAAAACTAAAAAATCTGTTTCGGGTAGCGTACACAAATATTAAAATCAAAAAACGAACAATCCTGAATGCAAGCTGTCGAATTTTCGGCAGCTTGTTTTTGGTTTAAGTCGGTAGAAGTGTTAATCTTTTCTGCTTTCCGAAAAAAAGCTCAGAGAAAAGCGCAAACCCTTTTTCTCTTTTTATATTAGTGGAAACAATTGGAACATGCAGTTAGATTTAAAAAAATACGTTTTAGCCTTAAAACATACCTTTAGTATCTCCCGTGAATCTCACGATTTTCAAAACACTTTAATCGTTAGTCTTTCTTTAGACGGACAAACAGGTTATGGAGAAACCACATCTAACCCTTACTACAATATTACCGTAGAAAGTATGATGGCGGAAATTGAAACCATCAGAAAAGAAATAGAAGCTTTTCACATAGATCATCCTGAAAATTTTCATGCTTTTT includes:
- a CDS encoding head GIN domain-containing protein; this translates as MTTLIRIAIAFLVALFLSSCGFDVNIGDFGSGEKGNGTVVTDDRAITDEFTKVSSSEGLTVYVTQANEFNIKVEADENIIDLIATDIKNGKLRIHAKQNIGRATKKVYVSLPVVSNLSASSGSQLRVENTIESDDLEIDGSSGAQIDVEVVTDALEIDASSGASLTISGKTNRANVDVSSGGNINAKTLLTKTCTADASSGGNMKIQVSETLVADASSGGNVAYTGNANVKTKKSVSGSVHKY